In one Hippocampus zosterae strain Florida chromosome 10, ASM2543408v3, whole genome shotgun sequence genomic region, the following are encoded:
- the si:cabz01090165.1 gene encoding leucine-rich repeat and fibronectin type III domain-containing protein 1-like protein translates to MGAAWPPPLPVFLAACWLVPPGGASSSMLCPKRCTCQNLLPSYTVLCAKTGLLFVPPNIDRQTAELRLMDNFITTLRHRDFANMSSLIHLTLSRNTISQIRPLAFADLQDLHALHLDANRLTGLDDAHFQGLLNLRHLILANNQLHRITPGAFQDFLETLEDLDLSYNNLVDVPWDTISKLVSVNTLSLDHNLIESVPQGIFSNLHKLARLDMTSNKLKKIPPDPLFLRIPVYAKMKGSPLTALVLSFGGNPLHCNCELVWLRRLTREDDLETCASPRDLAGKYFWTIREEAFVCEAPMITRHTSKMFVMEGQEVSLRCKSVGDPEPSTHWVAPDGKLMGNTSRTVCYDNGSLDILKASVKDSGKFTCIASNAAGEASAPVELVVNPSPRSEPGPEGDPGPSDVPTSIKSNSSWGQARAAPRRVAVSEVTAGTALVTWPSPSHVAGVRTYQIQYNSSADDVLIYRMIPADRKYFLLSDLASARDYDLCVLAIYDDGVSALTGTKMVGCAAFATESEYGRCHSIRDQFLGGTMILILGGIIAASVLVFIFILLTKYKPHGGRHRKRGLDVRRAHVCSQTNGGAGGGGGADSGPPQAGQGARKGRRESADGPPTGACAAGLRATTVVDLSAARADGSQ, encoded by the exons ATGGGGGCCGCGTGGCCGCCGCCCCTGCCGGTCTTCCTGGCGGCGTGCTGGCTGGTGCCGCCGGGCGGCGCTTCGTCGTCCATGCTGTGTCCCAAGCGCTGCACGTGCCAGAACCTGCTGCCGTCCTACACCGTTCTGTGCGCCAAGACGGGTCTGCTCTTCGTGCCGCCCAACATCGACAGGCAGACGGCCGAGCTGCGCCTCATGGACAACTTCATCACCACGCTCAGGCACCGAGACTTTGCCAACATGTCCAGCCTG ATCCATCTGACGCTGAGCCGCAACACCATCAGCCAGATCCGGCCGCTGGCCTTCGCCGACCTCCAGGACCTGCACGCCCTCCACTTGGACGCCAACCGCTTGACCGGCCTGGACGACGCCCACTTCCAGGGCCTGCTCAACCTGCGCCATCTCATCCTGGCCAACAACCAGCTGCACCGCATCACCCCGGGAGCCTTCCAG GACTTCCTGGAGACCCTGGAGGACTTGGACCTGAGCTACAACAACCTGGTGGACGTCCCGTGGGACACCATCTCCAAGCTGGTCAGCGTCAACACGCTGAGTCTGGACCACAACCTCATCGAGAGCGTTCCCCAGGGGATCTTCTCCAACCTGCACAAGCTGGCCAG GCTGGACATGACGTCCAACAAGCTGAAGAAGATCCCGCCCGACCCGCTGTTCCTGCGCATCCCGGTCTACGCCAAGATGAAGGGCTCGCCGCTGACGGCCTTGGTTCTGAGTTTCGGCGGGAATCCGCTGCACTGCAACTGTGAGCTGGTCTGGTTGCGGCGGCTGACCCGCGAGGACGACCTGGAGACCTGCGCCTCCCCGAGAGACCTCGCCGGGAAGTACTTCTGGACCATCCGAGAG GAGGCGTTTGTGTGCGAAGCCCCGATGATCACGCGCCACACGTCCAAGATGTTTGTGATGGAGGGCCAGGAGGTGAGCCTGCGCTGCAAGTCGGTGGGCGACCCGGAGCCCTCCACCCACTGGGTGGCTCCCGACGGCAAGCTAATGGGCAACACGTCGCGCACCGTCTGCTACGACAACGGCTCGCTGGACATCCTCAAGGCCTCCGTCAAG GATTCGGGAAAGTTCACGTGCATCGCGTCCAACGCGGCCGGCGAGGCCTCGGCGCCGGTGGAGCTGGTGGTCAACCCCTCGCCGCGCTCGGAGCCCGGGCCGGAGGGCGACCCCGGGCCCTCGGACGTGCCCACGTCCATCAAGTCCAACTCCAGCTGGGGTCAGGCGCGCGCGGCCCCGCGGCGCGTGGCCGTGTCCGAAGTGACGGCCGGCACCGCCCTCGTCACGTGGCCCTCGCCGAGCCACGTCGCCGGCGTGCGCACCTACCAGATCCAGTACAACAGCTCCGCCGACGACGTCCTCATCTACAG GATGATCCCGGCTGACCGCAAGTACTTCCTGCTGAGCGACCTGGCGTCCGCCCGCGACTACGACTTGTGCGTCCTCGCCATCTACGACGACGGCGTCAGCGCCTTGACGGGAACCAAGATGGTGGGCTGCGCGGCCTTTGCCACCGAAAGCGAGTACGGACGATGCCACTCCATACGAGACCAG tttttggGCGGCACCATGATCCTGATCCTGGGCGGCATCATCGCGGCGTCCGTTCTggtcttcatcttcatcctgCTGACCAAGTACAAGCCGCACGGCGGCCGCCACCGCAAACGCGGCCTCGACGTCCGACGCGCCCACGTCTGCTCGCAGACCAACGGGGGAGCAGGCGGAGGGGGCGGAGCCGACAGCGGCCCGCCGCAAGCGGGGCAAG GTGCTCGCAAAGGCCGCCGGGAGTCTGCGGACGGCCCGCCGACCGGCGCTTGCGCCGCGGGCCTCCGAGCGACGACGGTCGTGGATTTAAGCGCCGCCCGCGCCGACGGCTCGCAATGA
- the LOC127609081 gene encoding putative olfactory receptor 52L2, which produces METLEFNLGRPDRRQPFPSAASLLTRPLVPAGRWPIRPTAQPGLRTPSCGRRIARTGSRMSAGNRSHGSFVLNGFPALDGRRWVLAPPLAVASALALLANALLLYVVVSVQRLRSPMYLLICTLCLVDMLAVAAVVPGALASLLVDGKRVSLAGCLAQMFGTHFLSSAESTLLLAMALDRYAAVCHPLRYGRLVGRRALAALALFTSARSGAVMAALVGLAGSLRFCASDVIRHCYCDHMALVSLACGDTGRSAAAGVAVIACFVGVDIPLILFSYLKILGAAMRTAAPGDERRKAFRTCGTHLTVMTVFYLVGSVTFLSRNLGLAIPTDANSAMGLLYILTPAAANPVIYGAGTAEIRNGFRRLLGLGHAGKAKVSPADAAVRMPRRRNDAAVAPDRR; this is translated from the exons ATGGag ACCCTGGAGTTTAATTTGGGCCGGCCCGACCGGCGTCAACCCTTCCCGAGCGCCGCCTCGTTGTTGACCCGGCCGCTCGTCCCCGCGGGACGTTGGCCTATAAGGCCAACCGCGCAGCCCGGACTCCGGACTCCTTCCTGTGGCCGACGAATCGCGCGGACCGGCAGCAG GATGTCGGCTGGGAACCGGTCGCACGGCAGCTTCGTGTTGAACGGGTTCCCCGCGCTCGACGGGCGGCGTTGGGTCCTGGCGCCGCCGCTGGCCGTCGCCTCCGCGCTGGCGCTGCTGGCCAACGCGCTTCTGCTTTACGTCGTCGTCTCCGTCCAGCGTCTCCGCAGCCCCAT GTACCTGCTGATCTGCACCCTGTGCCTGGTGGACATGCTGGCCGTGGCCGCCGTGGTGCCCGGCGCGCTGGCGAGTCTGCTGGTCGACGGCAAGCGCGTGTCCCTGGCCGGCTGCCTGGCGCAGATGTTCGGCACCCACTTCCTGTCGTCGGCGgagtccaccctgctcctggCCATGGCGCTGGACCGCTACGCGGCCGTGTGCCACCCGCTGCGCTACGGGCGGCTGGTGGGGCGGCGGGCGCTGGCGGCGCTGGCGCTCTTCACCTCGGCCCGCAGCGGCGCCGTCATGGCCGCCCTGGTGGGCCTGGCGGGCTCGCTGCGCTTCTGCGCGTCCGACGTGATCCGCCACTGCTACTGCGACCACATGGCGCTGGTCAGCCTGGCCTGCGGCGACACCGGGCgcagcgccgccgccggcgtggCCGTCATCGCCTGCTTTGTGGGCGTGGACATCCCGCTCATCCTCTTCTCCTACCTGAAG ATTCTGGGCGCGGCGATGCGAACGGCGGCCCCCGGGGACGAGCGTCGCAAGGCCTTCCGCACGTGCGGCACCCACCTCACGGTGATGACTGTGTTCTACCTGGTCGGCAGCGTCACGTTCCTCTCGCGCAACCTCGGCCTGGCCATCCCCACCGACGCCAACAGCGCCATGGGGCTCCTGTACATCCTGACCCCGGCCGCCGCCAACCCCGTCATCTACGGCGCGGGCACCGCAGAGATCAGGAACGGCTTCCGCCGGCTCCTTGGCCTCGGGCACGCCGGCAAGGCCAAGGTCTCGCCCGCCGACGCCGCCGTCCGGATGCCAAGGCGCCGAAATGACGCCGCCGTCGCCCCCGACCGCCGCTGA